In Candidatus Sedimenticola sp. (ex Thyasira tokunagai), the following proteins share a genomic window:
- a CDS encoding phosphoethanolamine transferase, whose product MSFANAAQSVLNWVTGLVRHLALSGLFACLFILPEHLYPLINEGYQAAFNHKVFWGIYLMTFFALASRRLVVVKGLAIFFAMLQLGQFLHFGYFGTLISPHAVVLLFTDMGEIVESLLGLISLVIGPLLIVGPVLFSAHWLSAKTDGYRQRIPLSSSVLVLLLAILPVKAYTSSGSQTFYPNPRHYSIKNTYYAISYFLAKDLPKRMSGVKAKEFLPYQLRELPFNGPMNIVVVMGESLTPSHMSLFGYERDTTPYLKSLSSDSNLVYKDGIAGGVNTKVAVQTFFNMKREPENVNHLFRHEANLFAMAKRRGMTTHYLSAQTANLATYIGDSDIDHFMSKEDIEAEVAVKFDEVLPEKLVGVDLSRSNFIVLHQRGSHSPYWKFHPDSYDKYPEDVDDVHQQRVNSYDNSVLFTDHVNEQIIKVLKQNSSIPTYLFITSDHADLLGEGGKYGHSMLEPLVARVPMIYYTINGDDRMTRTFAALEKPTHYELGEFLAGLMGFEVINPNAEEGVYYINGIDIDGSAGHVRVEKQTGGEVDMVVVRY is encoded by the coding sequence TTGAGTTTCGCAAACGCAGCACAGAGTGTGTTGAACTGGGTGACTGGGCTGGTGCGCCATCTGGCGCTCTCGGGCCTTTTTGCCTGCCTGTTTATCCTGCCGGAGCACCTCTATCCCTTGATCAATGAGGGGTATCAGGCGGCATTCAATCACAAGGTTTTCTGGGGCATCTATCTGATGACCTTTTTCGCCCTCGCCTCCCGACGACTGGTGGTGGTCAAGGGGCTGGCGATCTTTTTTGCCATGCTGCAACTGGGGCAGTTTCTCCATTTCGGCTACTTCGGTACCCTAATCTCTCCCCATGCTGTGGTGCTATTGTTCACTGATATGGGTGAAATCGTCGAGTCACTGCTGGGATTGATCTCTTTGGTGATTGGGCCGTTACTGATTGTTGGTCCTGTGCTTTTTTCGGCACACTGGCTATCTGCCAAGACAGATGGTTATCGCCAGCGCATTCCTCTCTCGTCATCGGTGCTGGTCCTGCTGTTGGCAATCCTGCCAGTCAAGGCGTACACCTCGTCGGGTTCCCAGACTTTTTACCCTAACCCACGGCACTACTCGATCAAGAACACTTACTATGCCATCTCCTATTTTCTTGCCAAGGATCTGCCGAAGCGTATGAGTGGGGTTAAGGCAAAGGAGTTCCTGCCCTACCAGTTGCGGGAGCTGCCGTTTAACGGCCCGATGAATATCGTTGTGGTGATGGGGGAGAGCCTGACGCCGTCGCATATGAGCCTGTTCGGTTATGAACGTGATACAACGCCCTATCTGAAGAGTCTATCCAGTGATTCCAATCTGGTTTATAAGGATGGCATCGCCGGAGGTGTCAATACCAAAGTGGCGGTACAGACCTTCTTCAACATGAAGCGCGAGCCGGAGAACGTTAACCATCTGTTCCGCCATGAGGCCAACCTTTTTGCCATGGCCAAGCGGCGTGGCATGACCACCCACTATCTGTCGGCGCAGACCGCTAATCTTGCGACCTATATCGGTGACAGTGATATCGATCACTTTATGTCGAAAGAGGATATTGAAGCAGAGGTGGCGGTAAAGTTCGATGAGGTATTGCCGGAAAAATTGGTCGGTGTGGACCTTTCGCGCTCCAACTTTATTGTCCTGCATCAGCGCGGCTCCCATAGCCCCTACTGGAAGTTCCATCCCGACAGCTACGATAAGTATCCGGAAGATGTGGATGATGTGCATCAGCAGCGGGTCAACAGCTATGATAACTCAGTGCTCTTTACTGACCATGTGAATGAGCAGATCATTAAAGTACTGAAGCAAAACAGCTCAATACCGACCTACCTGTTCATCACCTCAGATCATGCAGATCTCCTGGGAGAGGGGGGCAAGTATGGCCACTCTATGCTGGAGCCACTGGTGGCTAGGGTGCCCATGATCTATTACACGATCAACGGTGACGACAGAATGACTCGGACGTTTGCCGCCCTTGAGAAGCCGACGCATTATGAGCTGGGGGAGTTTCTCGCAGGGCTGATGGGTTTTGAGGTGATCAATCCCAATGCCGAAGAGGGCGTCTACTATATCAACGGCATCGATATCGACGGGAGCGCCGGACATGTGCGGGTGGAGAAACAGACCGGCGGTGAAGTGGATATGGTGGTGGTCAGATACTAG
- a CDS encoding zinc-finger domain-containing protein, translated as MNETTKPAAAGNIIKVNRSSLPLCCPGAQAEGSTEMHPRVFLAIKKSGWAECPYCGARYELEA; from the coding sequence ATGAATGAAACAACAAAACCAGCTGCAGCAGGGAACATCATCAAAGTAAACCGTTCCTCGCTGCCACTCTGCTGTCCCGGTGCTCAAGCTGAGGGTAGCACCGAGATGCATCCCCGGGTCTTCCTGGCGATCAAAAAGAGCGGATGGGCGGAGTGTCCCTATTGTGGCGCCCGCTATGAGTTAGAAGCTTGA
- a CDS encoding branched-chain amino acid transaminase, whose protein sequence is MSSFADRDGWIWLDGEMVPWREAKVHVLTHTLHYGMGVFEGVRAYKTDKGAAIFRLQDHTDRLFQSAHILGMNIPYDAETLNQAQIEAVRVNNLDSAYLRPMCFLGSEGMGLRADNLKVHTMVAAWEWGAYLGDDNLKNGIRVRVSSFTRHHVNITMCRAKANGNYMNSMLALKEALDDGYDEALLLDSQGFVMEGSGENVFIVRNGIIYTPDLSSALDGITRRTLFVLAEELGIPVVEKRITRDEVYIADEAFFTGSAAEVTPIREVDNRPIGNGGRGPITERLQGLYFDQVEGRRDENSEWLTYV, encoded by the coding sequence ATGTCATCATTCGCGGATAGAGACGGGTGGATCTGGCTGGATGGCGAGATGGTGCCCTGGCGTGAGGCCAAGGTGCATGTGCTCACTCATACCCTTCACTACGGAATGGGGGTTTTTGAGGGGGTGCGCGCCTATAAAACAGATAAGGGAGCCGCTATTTTCCGGCTACAGGATCACACTGACCGTCTGTTTCAGTCCGCCCATATCCTGGGTATGAATATTCCCTATGATGCGGAGACACTGAACCAAGCTCAGATTGAGGCGGTTAGAGTCAATAATCTTGATTCCGCCTACCTTCGGCCAATGTGTTTTCTTGGCTCCGAGGGCATGGGGTTGCGCGCCGATAACCTCAAAGTGCATACCATGGTCGCCGCCTGGGAGTGGGGAGCCTACCTGGGTGATGATAACCTGAAAAACGGTATCCGCGTCCGTGTCTCCTCGTTTACCCGCCACCATGTCAATATCACTATGTGCCGGGCGAAGGCCAACGGCAACTACATGAACTCCATGCTGGCGCTGAAAGAGGCGCTGGATGACGGTTATGATGAGGCTTTATTGCTCGACTCTCAGGGGTTTGTGATGGAGGGCTCCGGCGAGAATGTCTTTATCGTTAGGAACGGTATTATCTATACCCCTGATCTATCATCGGCACTGGACGGTATCACCCGTCGCACTCTCTTTGTGTTGGCGGAGGAGTTGGGTATTCCGGTGGTGGAAAAGCGTATTACCCGGGATGAGGTCTATATTGCCGACGAAGCATTCTTCACCGGCTCCGCGGCCGAAGTGACGCCAATTCGTGAAGTGGATAACCGCCCTATAGGTAATGGTGGTCGAGGCCCTATCACTGAACGGTTGCAGGGACTCTACTTTGATCAGGTCGAGGGGCGGCGGGATGAGAATTCCGAGTGGCTTACCTACGTGTAA